GCCGCGGGCAGAAGCTAATGAAAATTGAGGCCTACCAGAATAAATATGTGGCTAAgttgtatatatgttactgtaaaagctcGACCAGTgttaaatcctaagattttccggtaaaacctaagatttatcaactttcaatggtaaaagtccgaacaatacttttatttcgacattttacctctattcacttgataatgccgagatgtcgccggagccacgcttcgcggggctcctccttctgggtgctataaaaaaaataaccacgaaggctaaggtgggccacctcagccttctaacctagcctacccatgtcggtttgcccaaaattccttctttataacacgttatgatatgaatttatcaacttttaccgtgtgattatgtaaatcctaagatctatcaagtgaatagtggtaaaacttcgaaataaaagaattgttcgtttaccattgagagttggtaaatcttaggttttaccggaaaatcttaggatttaccactggtcgggcttttacagtaacatatataataacATCATTACTTAGTATAATCCTTCGTCTTAGAACTAATTAATAATGCACATGCAATTTGCGCACACAACCTATCAGCCcgtctattaaatattaaactgtaaTGAAAATAGTTATCTGATTATTGAGTTTGTGTTAATACGAGAAACGTATACATACTTACCTAATAGTTGCATTATAATGTACGAGCAATGCAACTCGGCGTCGCTTTTCTGACAATGAAAAGAACACAAAGGACTTTACCCACGGCCAcaattatatcagcttagcctttttttccaaactatgttgagtcggcttccagtctcaccgaatgcagctgaatagcagtgttttacatggagcgaatgcttatctgacctccacaaccaagTTACCTGAAATATAACACGATACagttcggtaagactgattgtcagactttcaagtttctgactactgttaacgactgtcaaagatcttcgaaaaagACACccggggcccacaatttaacgtgccttccgaaacacggaagaactcgataagtttaagatggtcacccatccacagaataacctcggcaagcgtggttTAACTTCAgaaatcgatccgcgcggctgtcgttaactaagccacgaggtCCCCGCAGccacaatgtttattttaaaaatacattaggTTTGCCACTACATGGGATGCCACATGTTACATGCCAATGCTGatgacgaaacgtgggtgtatttcatacaccgcTGCGAAACATTCGTGATCGCGTTTGTATGAACATTTCATCAATTAGTGGTCATAGACTAAGGGCCTTTGTACGTCAGATCTTcgtaatttatacttttattttcgtttttatttttttctttttcttttttttaacaacgCATTAGGTATACCTTTTGTGTCGCGGcgactttaacaaacattcaaCCAACGGAAACACAGAACGAAAAGACCCGAAGCAATTTTTTGTGGACCGCGCAaataataattgctccgtgtagaattcgaacccacgaccgccCGACGCATTCGTATTgccgtggcgacctaaaccattgcgcctcggaggcagtcaattaaaTATACGAGGTTAAAGTTCGTCAGTGCGTGCTCCTAACATAGGCCAAAATCGTAACTTTATCGTTAGTTTTTGCATCGTGACTTTAGCAATAACCCTAAAATTGTTGGCAAGCCTACTTGATTTGCCACACCTACTAAAAAACAACGATTCGCCCTTGTTTATATCTTTGagtcaaaaataaatgtcaatttaGAACTCTGCATAAACAAAGATATAACAGTTATAATAGAAGACAAAGCATgaaaaaaacagtaattaaaAATCCTCTGTATTAttagtgaaaatatttctatgCAGCAAGTCACAGATGAATGTTACTTTGTAAAATGccacattttataattaaatacagcCAGCTTGTTCTGTGCTCCAGGCGTTTTCCGGCTCTCCCCCTTGTAAGAGACAAGGGGCTGCAGAAACTGAATAAtgatataaatgataaaatgttcTTATTCATTGTGATGTGTTTTGATTccgtaaaaataatgttattctgTCGGATACATGTAATTTACATACAGTAATAagtcatttataaattataaactgctgggcaagggtctcctcccgtaatgagggaggggttaggcctcctCTCTagttccaccacgctggccaagtgcgggttggggactttgcatgccctcaataaatgttttaaacaaatttttaggcatgcaaggtttcctcacgatgttttccttcaccgttggagcatgtgacacataacttcaaaaactcattggtatgttgcctcgggttcgaacctgcgatcactggcgtgggaggtgttaacttataccactcggctatcactgctcttaatAAGTCATTTacggttttatatttataggcaTTATTACGTCTCTTAACCAAGTGCCTATTAATTGATACGTTGTTGATaattaggcttgctacacacatattcggtttggtattatttatcaaacaacaaagtCGAAACAATTACGGCATAAGCCGAACACTTGATCGGGTTATCCTTCGGGTCGTCACATTTGAAATGCCGCACGGCGCGGTAATGCcgagcggcatttttcccgaactTTCATCTAAACATATGaattttgccgcccggctatgCCGAAttatgccgaaccgaatatgtgtttTGCAATCTTTATTCTTCGTGCATTAACTCAAATATATCCGTCAATATATTTGACAAAAACATTGGCCAACGCAAAAAAAAACTGCAGTAAAACTTAAGTAAAACCCcgaaataaatagtaaaacataAGTGAAGTGGGCAAAAAATTGCAcctgttttataatttaaataaaaatatggtactTTAGTTTAAGTCATATTCCATCATATAAcaactataaaacaaataggAAAACGACACTACTTAATAGAAGAAGgttttttacatatttctaGGAATTAGCCGATGACATAGCATACGCAGTACTTATCATTAATTCAAAGTAAATCATACATTTAATTGTAtgtgtacatttattttatttattatatgtgtaaatggttttgcatttaattattattggaaGACTgcatgttaaaatataaaatcatttggtataagataatatataaaatgtgtttaactaATATTGctctacaaaaataatgtaatatgtatactaaaatataaataatgtatactaaaatattatatttactgtgTAAGCTGAAACACGAGTTATTAGGAACGATTTGGGTTTATTAAATAACCCATGAATCTCTGCAAGGATCTTCTCGCAGCACGAGGGAGAGgataggccttgaatccaccataCTGGCTAAGTATGAGTtgtggactttgcataccttctaGTACTGCTCTAAGGGACTTGCAGGCATACAAGTTTGAgtcaagatgttttccttcaccgatgttttttgtttgtcgtatagttagtggtcaatctagtgtcaaagttgttcaagccgcccgacaggactttgacatggcttaacgactgttatcttagtagacaacagccgggaccgacattttacgtgccctccgaagcacggacgGTGGTGGTGACtctgcggccacccatctatggaataaccgcgccaacggttgcttaacccacagattggttaccgaccggtgagcgcaactggctatgggcgccacgACTTCACCAATGGAACTAgtaatgattatttctaatacacacataactccaaaaagtcattggtgtgttgcttgcgtgggaggtacaaACTTATACCACCCGGTTATCACTGCTCTCAATAATTTACGtataaccaataaaaaaaataaccgtatgaaaatatttaaaagcatttcCTTTTATTAgcaatcataataaaacataataagaaataaaatgtggtgttattaaattaaacaggAAAATGAACTAGTTTCCCCATAATAACTgataacacacaaacaaaaaccgCGAAACAGTGATTAGCCAGACATACAACAATAAATAGACATTTGCAATATCAAATAaccataactccgtttaaagaTTGCACCTATTAAACGACTTGACACcttaacatataaatataaggTTGAAAATCGTGTAATGTGAAAGTATGTAACACTTGCAATTCTATGCCAGAGAAATGGACTCAGGGTATTCCCTCCCCGTccaatatttatgtattctcGGACGTGTAAAGCGAGTGATGACTTAATACCGTTATTACGGTACCCATTGCTGTCTAGACACGGTTGgaaaatgtacttatttgtgGTAATGAGTCGATGGATTTTGCGATAGGATTGAACGTAATCATCCGTTGGTATTATGGTAGGGTTTTAGTTAGAGGTATTTGCACTGGGGTTGGTATAAATAAGCTGGAGCCTACAATGGAGTGCACTGTCCCGGAGGTTGCAAACATGAAGgcttgttttgtatttgctttatttataatCGTTTTCGCGGTTGTAACGTCGGCTGCGGAAATCCGAAATGAAGGTAAGATCATACTTTTACTAATTGTAGTCATTTGTTATACCAAAGAGAGAGAGAAAGGGAACTTTCAAACTTGATATAATGCCCCTGTGATTCAAGTTGTGTATACACAGCCTGATTAATATATCCCAGGTTCAATTTCCGGGTGGTGTTATTAGAGTATGGCCTCAGTGGCCGCAAAGAGCTTGATAACgggcccggtatatagcaattgACTGGTTTCCTACAAAGGCAAAAAAATTGCTGATCATATTTAAAAAGCATTATCAATAacgcaaaaataaaacatatcacCAAACATGTCTTTTTGTTACAGATTCATCACAAACTGTAATGAGACGGACCGTTCGCGACTTGCCAGGCCACGGTTGTATATTTTACCAGTGCATTGCTAGCTGTAAACAAAGAGGATACAAAAACGGTGGCTACTGCACTATCAATGGATGCCAATGTCTTCGATAATGACGACTGATGTTGCAACGGTGTTACACTACCCACTACCGACAATCGATTAGCATTCGCAAGATTTTGTGttaaaaactgatcagcgctcGTCCTCaagaaccatttttttatttatgatattttctatatCTCACGCTCGTTGCTCAATAGTAGCGAgtgtaataaaattctatttctatgtgtattttagtaaataaggaataaaattgtaaaaagaaaGTGAGTTTTACTTTTTGGTAAATTTGTAACTTTAAATTCTTCTTCTGTTCAGCAGTATTTCCGATTTGGACGACCACTGAGCGGAATatttgaaatttggcatgcaggtagatgttatgacataggcatccgctaagaaatctatactaatattataaagctgaaaagtttgtttgtttgtttgaatgcgctaatctcaggaactacctaCTGGTGTTAATTGAaagattatttcagtgttagacagcccatttatcgaggaaggctataggctatatatcattacgctacgaccaataggagcagagtaccagtaaaaaatgtaacgactatacaaatattacaaacggggataattatggcccattctctcttatgtgacgtaagcgaagttgcaaGGTTCAGCTAGTGAAAGAGTATAAGCaagctaagaaaggatttcgaTCAATtttacccccaaggggataaaaaagggaataaaagtttgtatgaaaattctgtcaaAATGCgtattatgtatctcagttgacaactagtgtacgtcaaattgatttgtattcagtacattgctgctttgactgTGTAAATCACTACAACCCAAggggaaaaaaataatttcaacctAGCAGcaactttcaaatagttgtcaatttaAATATGTGTTACGCCCTTCGGAGCCACTTCGAAGACCCGAGAACAAGTCATAACGTTAATACAGGATGATATTCTAAGTACACCTCGTCAATGCACAAGTTAATTTATGTAAGAATATTACCTTCCATAAGGAAGCAAATCGGATATGATTCCCTAATACTATAATTAACTCAAACGATGAAAGCAGTCTATTGTATTCACAACAAAGATGCGTTAGGGATCAAAATTAATATGTGAACGAAGCTTCAgcaatcaaattattaaaactagtaGAAGCTTCTCTTCTAGTGATCAAtcaggtaaaaaaaaacaatattctataaaaaattacaaaataaagtattattcaaACTACAGAAggaaaaataaactgtaaactATTTACACGATAAATACAAAATCCGAACAGAGTAAAGCTAATATTTGCCTTTGTTAACCAATTTGTATGGGCTGAGGAAATATGAAGGTATCGTTGACGGAACAATCGCTCGTCCAATCACTGACAGGTCTCTTATCACCTTCTTCTTCCCAGTTCCAAAGTAGTAAGCGTGGATGACGAGCTTCGAACAGTAGCTGGGATTCTTTTTCCAGATGTCTGGTGTGATCCTGTAAGTGATGtggattgtttttttacttCCACCAGAAGGGTTGTAGTAATTACGATCTGCCCAAGATGCTGCTTGATTTGCTACTCCTCTATCAGGACAGCGGTACACAGTAGTCCAATCCGAAGCGTGCTCGTCAAACCATTTGTGCTTCGAAACTTGTCTATTGTTACTCTTAATCCCGTTTGCCCACCCGGCACCCCCCGGCATCTCCAGCACCCAATAATCAGTAGACATGATCGCCGCGTGCCCAACCAATCCACCGATACCACGTCCCGTAATCAAAATATCTCCCTTCTTCACCGTATTGACAAAACGTCGCTTATTATCCGCCGTACTGCgcttacttatttttctttcgaACAAAGACTCCTGAGTATCGGGCAATATTCCAAAGTTGTTCATAACGAGCCACTGCTGGTAATTAATCGGCTGACTGCCATTCAATGAAATGTATTCCTTGTACAAATCTTTGAAGATGTTTCTTTCGTCCCTTTCAAATGATTCGAGGGTATATTTTTCGGGATTGATTATTCCCATGTGGACGCCGAGCTCGTAGGCACTGGCTGTCTCGCTCGATACGGTGTCATTCCGGCCTGGAGACAATAAATTGTGGACCGCTATTTTATCGTTCATTCAGTAACATTTTTGGTACAAAAAGATGACATATAAACGAATCTGTTTCGATATATCATTTTGCTTGACAAGTATGCAGATGTGACCACTCTGGTGAGTgaccttatttattttaacgatGTTCGTAAACCTACCGGTAGCAATTATAGTTTTTCAGTTActttacctaataaaataaatttcacgatcattatttattatgtattaataaaatacgagcattacgtgtttgatatatttattgacagagaa
Above is a window of Anticarsia gemmatalis isolate Benzon Research Colony breed Stoneville strain chromosome 7, ilAntGemm2 primary, whole genome shotgun sequence DNA encoding:
- the LOC142974123 gene encoding gallerimycin-like, whose protein sequence is MECTVPEVANMKACFVFALFIIVFAVVTSAAEIRNEDSSQTVMRRTVRDLPGHGCIFYQCIASCKQRGYKNGGYCTINGCQCLR
- the LOC142974294 gene encoding putative 30.3 kDa protein, yielding MKSLQLCFLVILSFVSQVLGEDTSDESISESFLLGRNDTVSSETASAYELGVHMGIINPEKYTLESFERDERNIFKDLYKEYISLNGSQPINYQQWLVMNNFGILPDTQESLFERKISKRSTADNKRRFVNTVKKGDILITGRGIGGLVGHAAIMSTDYWVLEMPGGAGWANGIKSNNRQVSKHKWFDEHASDWTTVYRCPDRGVANQAASWADRNYYNPSGGSKKTIHITYRITPDIWKKNPSYCSKLVIHAYYFGTGKKKVIRDLSVIGRAIVPSTIPSYFLSPYKLVNKGKY